A segment of the Anguilla anguilla isolate fAngAng1 chromosome 6, fAngAng1.pri, whole genome shotgun sequence genome:
CATAAATGTACAAGTACAGTACTAATTAAGCTGGCAGCCAAAAGGGCAGttagtgtctgtttttttactACTGTAAAAAAACTGCTACTTCGAGCTGTTCACAACTGTTCAGTCTCCTAATAAAATAGCGTTTTGTTTGTTAGTGCGCTGCAGTAGTTCTGCTAGTACTGTACAACTACTACCTGTAAACTGCGCTTGCCAGTCATACACAGGTTAACAGTCATGAGCTTATCAAGTAGGACAAACGTTTTGTTCAATGATGGTTTGAAGCTGGTCAGTGTTTGCATCTGGAACTGATTACAGCTGTAGGCACCGTGTGAGGGAACTATGCATACATAAAGATTTCACATTTATCTaatataagaaatatattttttcctcccacactgatggcatcctgccaaaaaaaaacaaaaaacaatataacTGCAGCCCTAtcaaatattttgcatattattACATAATAGCCACTATTTATTTTCCATGAGATTTAGTCTTTGGTAAACATTATTTCAGGTACATATGTAATCTGGAGTTATCTGCAGAAAACCTCTTCCTTtaacattcctttaaataataatgaaagccTTGACTCCGCTCTTTCATTCATACAAACAAGTCAAAGAAAATtagtgggagacagagagggtggcAGAGAGGTTTCCAAAACAGAAGTCCTCCAGAGACAAGAGTGTGTCTTAAAGGCCAGGGGTgcgctttctcctacagggaaCATACAGTTGTCCTAAAAAAGGGCGTCCCAGATTTGTAACTGTATTTCCCGTCACGCTAGGTTTGTTTAGCAGCAGTGGAATaacaatgaaggaaaaaaaacaaaaaaaaaaacacatggtcACATGGTCAAGTGTCAAACAGCCACAAGAGGAATGTCGCTGTGTTCTTCATTCAAGGGTATCCCAGTCCAGGAGTCTTTCACCGTACACGTGCAGGGCAGCCAAGACTGCTGGCCTGTGAAGAGGCCTAAACCAGCCCTACTTCCTCCCACCACTAACCTAACCGTGCCACAGTCAACCCAATATGGGTGTAATGCGCAAGCATCTGACCGCTAGTACGCGATGCACTTTTACTACATTCTTAGAATACATTCCACTTCCAGCTCAGGCCACATCTGTAGGAAAGTGAACTGGGAAACAATATAAACCTGTATTTACTCTAGAATGCTATGTCGTCACGTTTGtgcttcaaaaaatgaaaagaactcAACAACGACGCGACTCTCGGGAGTCAGTTTAGAGAGAAACCGAGTGAGCGGAGCACTTGGTCCTCTAGCCAAAAACAGGCCCAGAGGACAGCACTTCAGGCAATATTGCATACATAAAAAGGCATTTGAAAATGCCAATTTTTCTCGCAACATTCGTTTGTACACGCTTATGTAGAGAGACGGACATGTACGAATAACACCAGACAGGGCAGTGTGAAGAGTTGAGAGTGGAGTCACATACTACACTGCCCTCCATTGTACACaatgccccgcccacagagcACTGTGCTCTGGCCATACAGGCTCCAGCGAGTCCTGCTACTGTGGGTCCGATGGCAGCCTGAAGACTGTGCGCTTCAGCAGTTTGTTTACAAGAACAGTGTCACTGTtcagtctcctcctcctcctcctcctcctcctctcgctAACTGCAGGCTCCCTCCTTCTGCAGGGAGCTTGGCGTGGGGGGGTGGTCTCCCAGTAAGTCTCCACTCTGAGACCCCTCTGGGGAGACTGCTGTTTGGGATGATTCAAAAACAGCTTGCAGATCCTGCTCCCTTGCTGGTGTGGTTAGTAGCGGGGATGTCGCCAACGATCTGACACTTACGATCTTAGGCAGGAAGAAGGTGTCAGTTTCTGCAAACCAAAACACAACGGTCAGTATACTCACATGCATGTGACCATTACCGACATACAGAACATTCATTGTATGAGACCATTACCAACATACAGGACATTCCCTGACTATATGTGACCGTTACCGACAGAACATTCACTCACTGTACGTGACCATTACCAACAGACAAaacactgtcactcactgtATGTGACCAATACCGACAGACATTACCACTCACTGTATGTGACCATTACCGACAGACAGAACATTCACCGGATTGGACTGTGAAACCCCAGTGATGGGCGTGTCCAGGTGAGGCTCACCTGacgctggggtgggggggctctgcttcctgtcaggCTCCGGAGCCCTTTGCTGGGCCTTCCTCTTCTTGGACTCCAGGCTCCTCTGCTTGGCGCAAATGTCCTGCAGCTTCAGACTAATCAGCTCCTCGGGCTTCCCTGCATATAGAGCTCACAGTCACTGCCATAGCTCCACAGTGATACAGCATGATGGACAAGAACAGTCAACAACAATTAACAACAAAATGCACTATTACTATTGGAAgtattactactattactaatcCAATCCAGTCCACTCTGATCTACAGCGGCTTTATATTAAACCCAGATCAACACTCaactgctctgtgactcagaaTAAATCTACATTACAGACAGATAAGCTTCAGTTTTCCATTGGGGACAAAAGCCCAGGAACTAAAGCCAGGACTCACGTGCCCTCAgggtgtaactgtgtgtgtttccaatCCCACTGCCTGTTTCTGGGGGTAAAGCCTGGTCTCCGATTTAACAGCTATTGGCAGAATACAGAAGCTTGCTGTGACACGACTGAGCCGTCATCTGTGAATTTAACGTAGCTGAGCGCGTTATCTTTAGAACAAGCTTCCATACTACGCTTATTATTGGATGGGACATACTGTAATTTTATGGACCAGAGTCGCTCTTTAGGACAGACAGCGGAAAAATAAAGCCTTTCTGAGTATGTGGTTGACGGGTCACAGCTCCTGCCCTCTGGTATCACCCACTAGCAAAAATGCAACTGTCTGCATGTGATCCAGGGCAAACTCTTCCGCTGGATTCCGTACAACGTTTACGCACCGAGGTAATAAAGGGGCACGTTACCAGATCTCTGGGCGATCTTCTTGATGTAGCCCGCTCTCTTCCGGGTcatgctcctcttcctctcttccagAATGCAACACTGATCCTCCAACGCCTGGATCTCCTCCAGCGCCTGAAACCGGGAGCGGCAACACGTCTCGCGTCAGGCTAAACGCCTCACGTCCAACAGACGGCGAGGCGGTGGCCTGGAGCTCTTATGGTTGGGCCTTAGCGCTGCGCTCGGTCAGCTGTcggtctgggggagggggcggggcagcttACCCGGCTGAGGACGTAGACCATGGAGATCTTGGACACGGACTCTATCCCCAGAACGTCCTGCAGGCGGGTCAGCAGGTCCGTCATCTGATTGCGGCGCCGGCGTTCGCTCTCGGTGTGACTCAGCCGCGCAGCGAGCTACGATAGGTTACACGGGTCAGATGGGAAACGGGGCACAGATGAGACAGGGTTCTTCATACAGGTGAGACAGTGTACCAGCAAGACTGGGCACAGGTGAGACGGAATACCAGCAATACTGGGCACAGGTGAGACAGTACACCAGCAAGACAGGGCACAGGTGAGACAGTGTACCAGCAAGACAGGGCACAGGTGAGACAGTGTACCAGCAAGACTGGGCACAGATGAGACAGTATACCAGCAAGACTGGGCACAGATGAGACGGTATACCAGCAAGACTGGGCACAGATGAGACAGTATACCAGGATGATAAGGCACAGGTGAGACGATATAACAGCAAGACTGGGCACAGATGAGACAGTATACCAGCAAGACTGGGCACAGATGAGACAGTATACCAGCAAGACTGGGCACAGATGAGACAGTATACCAGGATGATAAGGCACAGGTGAGACGATATACCAGCAAGACTGGGCACAGATGAGACAGTACACCAGCAAGACAGGGCACAGGTGAGACAGTATACCAGCAAGACTGGGCACAGATGAGAGAGTATACCAGCAAGACAGGGTACAAgtaagaaaggagagagggaagggtaGGAGAAATGGGGAAATCAAATAAAGAAACGTACGTTTGTGtccagttctgattggctgtctgcttGGCGAATGagttctctgtaaaacaaaCATGTGTTTCAGCCTCCAGTAAGAACTGCTGATGCAATGTGTGCTACACAGTGAATAACAATCACTCCAATGCCTCGCTAACACAAAGGTAAATCCACAAactccaaaacaaatgactagtaaaataaataatggtaaaatgatataaataatgatacaaataAAACTATACCATTGTGCTTGGATGAGCATTCAACAAATGAATACTTGTATTGCCTTTTCAGCTTATTGAAAAGGATTTCAACTCCACAAACGGCATGATCTGTACATACAGAAGTATACAACACagactctctcgctctctctctctccctccctccctctctctctccctctctctctccctcatgcaGCTCTTACGCTTCGCTCTGCTTTTTCTGAGCAGCTCCTGCAGTCATGGACAGCGTCGTGGACTTCTCAGGAAGCTCCTCCAGCGTCTCAACATTCACTGCATCGGTCTCCTGCTGCACGTCCGATTCCTGATCAAGGGAAATCAGTGAAGCTTTCGCTAAGTTTTCATTCTGGCTGGTTATTGCAAAGAAAACTGTAATGACTTCCCAgtagctcacacacataccGTGTCAAATTTCAGCCAGCGGATGACGGAATATGGCTAATCTATTGCTTTGATCTCACTGAAAGAATGAGCGTTACATCAGACCTGTAATTAGCTAGGGGATTGTCACACTTCCTTGTTCTCAACAGCCAGAACATCATCTGATGCTGTGGTATGATAAGCACATTTAAATCTTTAACCCCTTCATGCAAGCTCCCCTAGTGGCAAGGACGCCAGCATCTTTAGTTTGTTCAGTTGAGATATTCAGTGcacctgcaaccaaactatgagagGGAAGAGCGAACTCAGGGTTCTAGCTACATAATGGAAAACTGGGCATggaaaatactcattcaaataCGCTTGGAGTGATCATTAATAgtaatatttgtaaaatgtttcccatccccacacaaaaaaaattacatacagAAAAACGTACACGagtgaatgattacatatttaggcatgtgtaccacagtgtgtTGCCAtgttgttgcattatttttcaatgtgatatcaatgtttcatcttaaaccatcataaagGGCAAAttcatatgctttataatggagaaaaagtattttattcatttttggagagatgtCAAATAGGTTTTTGGACCCCTAGATGTCTTAAACATTACACCGATCCATTGatagtaattcccacttgaaaatgacgcaaaagtgagtttcgtgagtcaaaacagttgatttgtagtgaaatatatgacTATGTCATaattttcagaaatgcacaatttatatattttggataGATCAGATGACACTAAGGAACACCAGGGTACGACTGCTAGCATTTCGCTTCATCGACCTTCAGCAGTTGTGCGTATCGCCCTCAGACATCACGCGGGCTACGGTTCAGGTTTGCCTGAGAGCGGTTCTGCACTTACCGCGTCGCTCGTCTCGCCCGCACCGTCCTCCTCAGAGTCCTCCGACGCATCGTCCGACAGCACCCTCCTCTCCGACACCCGGCTGCCGCTCTGGGCCCCGCCCGCCATTTCAgagctggcggcggcggcggcgcacTTCCGCGGCGCGCGCTCCGGGGTGCGAGCGGAGGCCGCGGTCTCcgcggggcagggagggggcgggggcgcggtCGGGGAGGGGCTGTCGGCCCGCGCGTCTGCGGAGGCAGATTCACACGCTGGTGGGAGGGGTTGAGGAAGGTGACTCGCGGTGCCTAAAGAGGGAAGAGGGGATGAGGAAGTACGTGCCTCGTGTGCGCAACTTTTATAAGGAAGCTGCCGAACCCAAAACTACGACGATATTAATAAAGCACACACTCTAAATAATCCATCATCGAAGGTCTGCTTTGTGACACAGGCTCTTCCACTGCACAAATCTTCTGCAttctgtatattattttttacatttcagaaataaaggGGCACATTACCAGAGCTCTGGGCTATCTCCTTGATGTAACCCTCTCTCTGCCGTGTCATCCTTCTCTTTTTCGCCTCCAGGCGATTGCACTCATCCGCCAAAGCCTGGATCTCCTCCAGCGCCTGAAACCACGAACAGGAACAGGTCTCGAATCGGGCGAAACGCCTCACGTCCAGATATCGTGGAGAAAACAACGTCCTTCGATATTTTGGCAAGACAGCGCAGTGCGATCTTACGGTCACACAGGAGGTGGCGACCTAGAGCTCGTGCAGTCGGGCCTCAGCGCTGCACTCGGTCAGCTGTCGgtctgaggggaggggagggggcggggcagcttACCCGGCTGAGGACGTAGACCCTGGAGATCTTGGACATGGACTCTATCCCCAGAACGTCCTGCAGGCGGGTGAACAGGTCCGTCATCTGATTGCGGCGGCGGCGTTCGCTCTCGGTGCGGCTCACCCGCTCGCCGTTCGCCTCCAGCTGCTGCGCTTGCGGCTGCAGGACACATCCACGCACAGGATGAGATCATACATTACACAGGATAGGATACAGGGTACAGATAAGACATGATACATTACACAGGATAGGATACAGGGTGCATATAAGACATGATACATTACACAGGATAGGATGCAGGGTACAGATAAGACGTGATACATTACACAGGATAGGATGCAGGGTACAGATAAGACGTGATACATTACACAGGCAGGACAGTATGCAAGCAAGACAGGACACAGAGGTTGCTATGTCCAGACTTGGGACAGCGTGGCGAGGTGTTTGCAGTTTTGCTTTACGTGGCGCGTTACATTTTACAGCACAGCCAGACATGTAATGAAGTGAGAAGCGCAATAAAGGAAAGCCACGTGCCATTGTATTCTGTatagtttgtctttttttttccccacagatgACACGGGCGAGACAGAATACAGgtaagacaggagagaggggaggcaggagaaaagggaaaatcaaacaaaaaagaaacgtACGTTTGTGtccagttctgattggctgtctgcttGGCGAATGagttctctgtaaaacaaaCATGTATTTCAGCCTGCAGTAAGAGCTGCTGATGTAATGTGTGCtacacagaaaataacaatCACTCCAATGCCTCGCTAACACGAAGGTAAATCCACAAACTCCAAAACAAAgatgaatattaaaacaattaatggtaaaatgatgaaatgaaaaaatcattgcatttagCTGGGCATTCAACAAATAAagccttgcatttttttttaagttgttgAATAAGCAATTTCAATTCCACAAACAGCATGATCTGTATATGTCGAAgtagtcatgcacacacacacacacacacacactcactcatgcatgcgtgagcacaaacacacaggcacgcacacacacacacacacacgtacacacacatacacgcacatacacgcacacacacactcggaaGCAGCTCTTACGCTTGGGTCAGCTTTTCCTGAGCAGCTGCAGTGGACTCTTCCTCAGGCAGCTCCTCCATCGTCTCAACATCCACATCATCATCAGCCTCCTGCTCTGCTTCCAATTCCTGATCAGGGGGAAATCAGTGAAGAGTTCTAGCAAAACACTTTGGTTATTTAGCATTGCTTGGCTAATACAAAGAAAACTACTTCCCAATACATAACACACAGTGTCAAATTTAAGCTAGCGGCTAATGTAATATGACTCGTCATTGCACTGGATCTCAATTAAAGAATGAGCGTTTCATTACACCTAATTAGCTGGGGGATTTTCACACTTCTTTGTTCTCGATAGCCAGAACTTATTTTGACACTGTGGCACGCTCCGCATATTTAGATGTTTAAATCCCCTTATGCCGGGCTCTGATGTTTTACCCATCAGATTTTTATcacaatttattttgacatgCTTACAATGTTATAATGCGCGTCTACATTGGCATGGGCCTAATTATGCCGTAGTACAAGAGTGGTTTACGCTTTCCTGAGAGGAGTATTATACTAACCGCATCACTCATCATGCCCGCTACATCCTCGTCAGAGTCCTCCGACGCATcctccaccagcacccccctctCTGACACCCAGCTGCCGCTGTGGGCCGAGCCTGCTGTTTGAGCAGAGTCAACGAGCGCCGTCGCAGCCAGGCGGCGCACGGGCGCGCTCGCGCGCAATTGGTGGGTTTCATCAGGCCCGGGCGTGGCCCCGCGTGACCTGCGTTCCCCGTCGGAGGCCGAAGGCCCGGGACCCCCGCTGTCCGTCTCGGCGGGGGACCGGGGTTCCGAGCCAGGGCCCTCCGGGGTCCCGCTCTCCGGGGAGCGCGGGCCCTTCCCGGGGGGCTCGGCATCCTTTCGGGGCGCCCGAGGGGGGGTCCCCCGCGGGACGTGCAGCGGGGTGAAGCCGGCGGGAGTCGTCGGGCCTTTGGAGCGAGCCCCGCCGGACACGCCGGGGCAGATTCGGATGGTCTGGGTCCCGCGCTGTCCCAGGAAGCTGGGAGCCGGCTTAGGAGCGGCGGggagggcggcggcggctgcggcCGTGGTCTCCGCGGGACAGGGAGGGGGCGCCGGCGTGGtcgggctggggctgggggccCCTGTGTCTGCAGAGGCAGATTCGCACGCTGGCGGGGAGGCTTGAGGTAGATGAGCCACAGCATCTGAACACAAAAGAGCGGATGAGGAAAAACATGTCCTGTGTGAAAAATTACATAAGCGAAATATTACACCTAAAAATACAATGATAACAATAAAGTATGTGGTCTAAATAATCCATCAGCTCACTTCTCCTAGGCTGTTTTGGTTAGCAAGCGACTCAGGAATGGTGCGGCTGTAATAACTGGTGTACAGTAACTATACTGCGGGTGAAGAGCGTGAACAATGTGCCGCTCACCTGGGCTGGAGGCGGGCGGGTCGGGCGGAGCGGGGTGCAGCTGGTCGAGGGGCACCAGGTGGACCAGCCGCCCGCTGGGGTGGCGGAACAGAGGCGTCCCCCCGGAGGGGCCGTGGACCGGGTGCAACACCACGCTCTCCCCGGGGACCAGGGGCATCGGCGAGCCAGCGCCGGCCGGGGCTGCGGAGTCAGAGTCGGGGTCCTCGACGGGGACGAGGAGCATGGGAGCAACAGGAGATGCTGTATCCAAtcacaaaagcagaaaaatgaaaacatcagacGTCACTGAAATCAATCGTGAGATATATAAACGCACTCTACGCTCGACCAAATCAGAGTACGCTTAACAGAACATCGGATACAGTGAAATTGCCGTTAAATCGCGCTGAATCTTGTACTTCTGTGAAATAATGCGGATCAGTGAGAGGATATCCTGGGAGGACTTGGTCAGCCCGAAACAAAGAGGTAAACTGTAGACAGAAGTTGCAGTAGATccagtatttgcccccttcctgatttcctctattattgcgtatatgtcacactgaatggtttcagatccttagacaaaatgtactattagacaaagggaaccagagttaacacaaagcacattttttttttaactatttcATTTACTTTAATTACAAATATCAAGGCTGCAGTGCGTACACAGGCCCCACGGTCTGTTATGGAACCCTGACCTGCcagcactgactgtgtgtggctgtaatGTTGCCTAAGGAGGGACGGCTTGTGCAGAGGAAGCTCACCCAGGGGCTGGAAACCAGGCCCGCTGGTGCCGAGGGCCGCGATGGCGGACCCAAGGGTCGCGGTGCCGGCGGGACAAGCAGGCGGCGAGGCGGGGCTCTCGTGGCCGCCGCGTCCGGTTAATTTGGAGACGGGCGGAGCCTTGACGGGCctcttctgattggccggcTGCCATCGGCCGGTGAGGTAAGCTGCCAGGCGGCTGGTCATGTGCAGCGCGCCCATTTGGCCCAGCTGCACCTTGGCCTGGGAGTAAGACTTCCCGTTGACCTGCGGCGTCAATTAAAGCGAGAGAAGACGGCATTAGCGTTACGCTCGGCTTCGTCCTCCTGCACACGAACACCGAAACATCGACGAAGGCCGAGTGTGAGACGCGCGGACGCGGACGGGCACCTCGATGAGCCCTTTGGCGGGGAGGCCGGGCTGCTTCTTCTTGGCGCTGAGGAGGCCCGCGGGCAGGACGTCGGACCAGAAGGGGAAGCCCTTCGCCGCCCTGTCCCGCCTCGGCGCCTCGCGCCGGTCGGAGGGGgggctctcccctcccctcccgcggCTGATGAGCACCTTGTGGGCGACGGGGCCGGCGTCGCCCTCCCGCCCGAGGGCGGGGCCGAAGGGCCGGACGAGGAAGGCCCCGACGCGGAAGGGCCGCGCCAGGTCGCCCTGCGCCGCCCGCTGGCACACGGCGGCCAGGACGGGGCCCCGCTCCGACTCCCAGTCGCACTCCGACAGGACCTCCAGCGTCCGCCGCGGCTCCTCCGGGGCCTGCCGGGGCTCCGGGGCCCGCGCCTTGTCTTTGGGCGGCCTCCTTTCTGTGGGAATTCAGAAAAGGGCCCCGTTTCACACTTTCAGCTTTACGGCGCTTCACAACGAGGCTCACGAAGCGGCTAGCGCTAAGCCAACcgggggcgacgtagctcaggaggtaagaccgattgtctggcagtcggagggttgccggttcaaaccccgccctgggcgtgtcgaagtgtccttgagcaagacacctaacccctaactgctctggcgaatgagaggcatcgattgtaaagcgctttggataaaagcgctatataaatgcagtccatttaccatttaccatttaccaaccCCGAATCCACGGTAATTCCCACCAAAATAATATgacaaatgactgaaaaaaaaaaaaaaaaaaaaaaacattcactacCTTCTGTTCTagcaaacaaaatgacagcGGCAAAAGGGTGAATCCAAATTCAGTACGTACTTGCTTGTACTGCAttgctttttataaataaaacactaaacTGGCTTACCTGCTGTCAGGTGGACGGAGTAATGGTACGGATCGTCCTCCTGCAATGGGGAATCATGCCAAACGATGCCATGAGGACACACAAAACTCTTATGGACCCACTTTTGgcagcacaaaaacacaaagagcaaaaagaaaatagtttcCTAGCGCCAACATACGCATTTTACAGTGGTGCATCTTAAGGGGCATGCACAAAGTATCAATTATTACACTGACAGACCCATACAGTGGCAAAGGATAAACAGGGGTTCTATAAGCTGT
Coding sequences within it:
- the LOC118228988 gene encoding translation initiation factor IF-2-like, translated to MLLVPVEDPDSDSAAPAGAGSPMPLVPGESVVLHPVHGPSGGTPLFRHPSGRLVHLVPLDQLHPAPPDPPASSPDAVAHLPQASPPACESASADTGAPSPSPTTPAPPPCPAETTAAAAAALPAAPKPAPSFLGQRGTQTIRICPGVSGGARSKGPTTPAGFTPLHVPRGTPPRAPRKDAEPPGKGPRSPESGTPEGPGSEPRSPAETDSGGPGPSASDGERRSRGATPGPDETHQLRASAPVRRLAATALVDSAQTAGSAHSGSWVSERGVLVEDASEDSDEDVAGMMSDAELEAEQEADDDVDVETMEELPEEESTAAAQEKLTQAELIRQADSQSELDTNPQAQQLEANGERVSRTESERRRRNQMTDLFTRLQDVLGIESMSKISRVYVLSRALEEIQALADECNRLEAKKRRMTRQREGYIKEIAQSSGTASHLPQPLPPACESASADARADSPSPTAPPPPPCPAETAASARTPERAPRKCAAAAASSEMAGGAQSGSRVSERRVLSDDASEDSEEDGAGETSDAESDVQQETDAVNVETLEELPEKSTTLSMTAGAAQKKQSEAELIRQADSQSELDTNLAARLSHTESERRRRNQMTDLLTRLQDVLGIESVSKISMVYVLSRALEEIQALEDQCCILEERKRSMTRKRAGYIKKIAQRSGKPEELISLKLQDICAKQRSLESKKRKAQQRAPEPDRKQSPPTPASETDTFFLPKIVSVRSLATSPLLTTPAREQDLQAVFESSQTAVSPEGSQSGDLLGDHPPTPSSLQKEGACS